The proteins below are encoded in one region of Bremerella sp. P1:
- the nadB gene encoding L-aspartate oxidase, with product MHDTNIVSRMAPHVPRYLVPFHPKSVSHYFTDVLIIGGGIAGLRAALEIDPKLSALILSKEQIQESNSNYAQGGIAGVLDDDDRFEDHVADTITAGGSLCDKEVVDLVVHEGPECIRELIRWGTEFDRVDGRLALTREGGHGRDRIVHALGDATGKEVIRSIVEMVRSRRNIQIWQNEFTQDLIVHDGVCRGALASDEKHGRTLIWAKHTILAAGGVGQIYRESTNPSVATGDGIAMALRAGAEMRDMEFMQFHPTVLYIAGSSRSLITEAVRGEGGHLVDRNGYRFMKDYDPRGELAPRDVVSQAIVSQMELTKHPNVYLRLDHLDADFVRNRFPSIYAGCKKFGIDITSDRIPVRPGAHYMIGGISVDNNGATTIPNLWAAGEVTSSGLHGANRLASNSLLEGLVYGKRAGRNASLGALAMPDRFEAINIQHPVAEPSEPLDLGDIRNSLKSLMWRNVGVRRDARGLEDAIDTIEAWCRYVLPQQFDHPSGWELQNMLVVAQVMARAAFLREESRGVHLRMDFPQTDDANWNHHLPLRLSDLP from the coding sequence ATGCACGATACAAACATCGTCAGCCGCATGGCACCTCATGTCCCTCGCTACCTCGTTCCCTTTCATCCCAAGAGCGTCTCGCATTACTTCACGGACGTTCTGATCATCGGTGGTGGTATCGCTGGCCTGCGGGCCGCTTTGGAAATTGATCCGAAGCTCTCTGCTCTGATTCTGTCGAAAGAACAGATCCAGGAATCGAACAGCAACTATGCCCAAGGTGGAATTGCCGGCGTCCTGGATGATGACGACCGGTTTGAAGATCACGTCGCCGATACGATCACGGCCGGCGGAAGTCTGTGCGATAAGGAGGTCGTTGACCTTGTCGTGCACGAAGGGCCAGAGTGTATCCGCGAGCTGATTCGCTGGGGAACCGAGTTCGACCGAGTCGACGGGCGTCTGGCACTCACGCGAGAAGGTGGGCACGGTCGAGATCGCATTGTCCATGCGTTGGGTGATGCCACCGGCAAAGAGGTCATTCGCTCGATCGTCGAGATGGTGCGTTCACGTCGCAACATTCAAATCTGGCAGAACGAGTTCACCCAGGACCTGATCGTGCATGATGGCGTCTGCCGCGGGGCACTTGCTTCGGATGAAAAGCATGGTCGAACCCTGATCTGGGCCAAGCATACGATCCTGGCTGCCGGCGGCGTCGGTCAGATCTATCGCGAATCAACCAATCCCAGCGTGGCGACCGGCGACGGCATTGCCATGGCACTGCGTGCCGGTGCCGAAATGCGTGATATGGAATTCATGCAGTTCCATCCGACCGTTCTCTACATTGCCGGTAGTAGCCGTAGCTTGATTACCGAAGCAGTGCGTGGCGAAGGGGGGCACCTGGTCGACCGCAACGGCTATCGGTTCATGAAAGACTACGACCCGCGTGGCGAGTTGGCTCCCCGCGATGTCGTTTCGCAGGCAATCGTTTCGCAGATGGAACTGACCAAGCATCCCAATGTGTATCTGCGGCTCGATCATCTGGATGCCGATTTCGTCCGCAATCGTTTCCCCAGCATCTATGCCGGATGCAAGAAGTTTGGCATCGATATCACTTCCGATCGCATTCCTGTTCGCCCAGGTGCGCACTACATGATCGGCGGCATCTCGGTCGATAACAACGGAGCCACCACGATTCCCAACCTTTGGGCGGCAGGGGAAGTCACCAGCAGTGGGCTGCACGGGGCCAATCGTTTGGCATCGAACAGTTTGCTGGAAGGGCTCGTATACGGTAAGAGGGCCGGTCGCAATGCGTCCCTAGGGGCACTTGCGATGCCGGACCGCTTCGAGGCGATCAATATTCAGCATCCCGTGGCCGAGCCGAGCGAACCGCTCGACTTGGGCGACATTCGCAACTCGCTTAAAAGCTTGATGTGGCGAAACGTGGGCGTACGGCGTGATGCCCGCGGGCTCGAGGATGCCATCGATACGATCGAAGCCTGGTGCCGGTACGTCCTGCCCCAGCAGTTTGACCACCCTAGCGGCTGGGAACTGCAAAACATGCTGGTCGTGGCCCAAGTTATGGCCCGGGCAGCCTTCTTGCGAGAGGAATCGCGAGGCGTTCATTTGCGAATGGATTTCCCCCAGACCGACGACGCCAACTGGAACCATCACCTTCCGCTACGGTTATCAGACCTTCCGTAG